The Eleutherodactylus coqui strain aEleCoq1 chromosome 13, aEleCoq1.hap1, whole genome shotgun sequence genome includes a window with the following:
- the TEFM gene encoding transcription elongation factor, mitochondrial — MSAALRTLLNGGVRIVCRPPYCSRLMRSWETPQEGIHGEINDDGAHTDRKQQLPPNIAYWDELEPPPDIGEMYTEPSGDLTSSVAHRAIKKPGRQSMTNASFIKPDVSMGRLQAVNSIISIVFGMKRLAWAHMDRTLTVRDWQQYEWSKLVMGRHHPDLYLEAVSSAVSKFPPADIYILEKSSLTTQNASMFPVTLHLRLVEAMLYVLLNPGYATEQEHRVFSVARTTVGKHFDIMVGGSKTSGVDLVQRLVEEANTLEQPRIRFTQDLLLKYKQKLHPRGQNRNEEMCDALLQAIAFYDLTK; from the exons ATGTCCGCAGCTCTGAGGACTCTGCTCAATGGAG GTGTGAGGATCGTATGTCGGCCTCCGTATTGCAGCCGGCTTATGAGGAGCTGGGAGACACCCCAGGAGGGGATCCATGGGGAGATAAATGATGATGGGGCACACACTGACCGAAAGCAGCAGCTGCCGCCAAATATTGCATACTGGGATGAACTGGAGCCGCCCCCAGATATCGGAGAGATGTACACTGAGCCGAGCGGTGACCTTACCTCCAGCGTCGCGCACCGTGCCATCAAGAAGCCAGGCAGACAGAGTATGACCAATGCCAGCTTTATAAAGCCTGATGTCTCCATGGGCCGTCTGCAG GCTGTTAACAGTATTATCTCCATTGTGTTTGGAATGAAGAGACTGGCCTGGGCTCACATGGACCGCACTCTGACCGTGCGAGACTGGCAGCAATATGAATGGTCCAAGCTGGTGATGGGGAGACATCACCCTGACCTGTACCTGGAAGCG GTTTCCTCGGCGGTGTCTAAGTTCCCTCCTGCGGACATCTACATCCTGGAGAAAAGCTCGCTGACCACCCAGAACGCCTCCATGTTTCCGGTGACCTTGCACTTGCGGCTAGTAGAAGCCATGTTGTATGTGCTGCTGAACCCGGGTTATGCTACAGAGCAGGAGCATAGGGTGTTCAGTGTGGCTAGGACCACCGTGGGAAAACATTTTGACATCATGGTCGGTGGGTCTAAAACGAGCGGTGTGGACTTAGTTCAACGACTGGTGGAAGAGGCAAATACCCTGGAGCAGCCGCGGATCCGCTTCACACAGGACCTCCTCCTCAAGTACAAACAAAAGTTGCACCCTCGTGGACAGAACCGCAATGAGGAGATGTGTGACGCTTTGCTGCAGGCCATCGCCTTCTATGACCTCACGAAGTAG